The genomic DNA ATTCCATTCAAATTCTATTAAACATTAATAACACAATTTACAGTGCAAATTAATTGGTTATAAAGAAGAAGTAGCTGCTTTGGGTGGTGCAACTTCGGTGCTACAGATTGGACAAATCTTCTTAATTTGAAGCCATTTGCTTATACACTCGGAATGAAAGGGATGTTCACAAGCAAGAGCTGCCAGGGCTTCACCTTCTTCATACTCAACCTGACAAATAACGCACCGATCAACGCCGCCGTTTTTGCTCTCAACGGGCTGACATCTACATGCACGTAAGCACGTAGGAATATCGGTTATCGATAatcctctcttctcttctcctatGAACTCTCCTATTGCTATCAACTCCTCGTATGATAGTTCATCTGGGTCAAGATCATCTAATTCATCCATTTCTTcatcataatcatcatcatcactgctgctatcttcttcttcttcttctctctcgaGAAGCTCGAGTTCTGCTTGAACTTTTTGGCTCTCAAAGTATTCAGCATCATCGTCATGATAGCTGTCATCATCTGAAGCATTactttcatcatcttcttcgCTGGTGCTTTCAATGGTGGCGAGCCTTGTGAAGGCCCTCTCTTGTTCTTGCAAAGTAATGGCTAAAGCCAAATCGGATTGGAATTGTTCAAGCCGGGTAAAGGGGATTCTCCTGGGTGGTTGCTTGCTCTCCTCGCCATCCATTGGAAGACGACAAATATGAAATATCGATCGATCTCTTCTAGTAGAGTGCAAAACAGACCCATTGATTGGGGGTATATGTGGGGGAGAAAGGGGTGGCATAACGTACGGCATAGGTTTCTTAGAGAGAAGGGTAATTTCCATGGCAAGCAATGGAAAACCATATGTCTTGAATTTCAATATTCTAATGTTAATTTCTACAACTATAGCCTGACTTCTAGCCAAGGCTGGGGTTTGAGCTTTCTTCTGGAAGGGGACAGCTTTCGAGTAAGCAATAGAACAACATCTCAGCTAAGTTTCTATATACCTTATTCCAAAATTCAAACTCTTAACCTAGACTTGTAGCCTCTCCTTGCCTCACGTATAGGCAATCCCCAATCTACGAGTCCAAGTATGTATATGCATATATACCAACTCCTATATCATGCATTACCAAatgttgttgatgatgatgatatatatatataacataaatttcctccaaaccagtcaggaggaaatatcctctaaCCCATTCAAAATAATGccaaatgtttataaacatttaaaacgcgCATTAAATTCTGAAGgttattaataacagtttactaacttagattaacattttaaatatttagacacttgacactattttaaatatgTTAGAGGATGTTTTATCCAAACtggtttaaagaaaatttctgtccaaatatatatatatatatatatatatatatatatatatatatatttggtaattaatattttaacaatcttCTTCACAAGCAATATGTAAGGcccaacatgtaaaatatttaattatgtttttaatgGCGCCTAGTATTCTAGTAGGTTTTGGCATAATGCTGTAGAATTTTGTAACAAGTAGATATTTCCCTGTAAATGTAGTTTTGGTTAGGATGTATAGAACTGATTGTTGTATCATTGAGTTTCAGCTAGAAGGTTGAAGAGTTgtaattttgtgtttggttgTTAATAGAAATcttatccataaaaaaataaatatttaattaaaatggaaagTGAATGACAGAAACAAAGTAATTTATAAATGTTGATTTAACATCTTTTAGAACCAAAGATCGAAAGTCTTGCAAGTGCCATATGCatatctatatctatatataaaaggtGAAGAAAAGAGAATATTATTGAGGAAATTATAATACAAGTAATGATTTTGACTAGTTATATATGCCTGTGATGAACCCCTCCCATATAAGTTCTTCCTTTGTGCGCAAACTTTGATGTCCTTATTACCCTAATGTCATCATGATCAATAGCCTTAATATGACTCCCATGCTTAAGAGGATTTCCTCTACCACCATGAATTGAATCCCCACTAATACCTACTTGTATACGATGACTCCTCGGCCGCAAAGACTTCCTCAAGCGAGCACCTCTGTGATCCCTCCATCGGTGAGATATGGACCTGCCACTTGAATCCATGGGAGCATGATATGAAAAcctttcatcatcatcatattcttcatcatcatcatcaaattctTCAATGTCTAGATCTCTTCTGTGTTTTCTGTGTACCCTTTTGAGCTTATGAAGCTTAACCCACAAGAAAATGCAGCAGTACTCCAATGCACCAAAGCAGGAAGCGAGGCATGCCCATACCATTCTGCAAAGGCATTGACTCATACACTCGCAAATGCCCAATTTTTGTAACAGATAGAAGAATAAGAGAACTGCAATCATCAAAGGAAACACAACAAATATCCAACTTCAGTTCATGTCTCCAAATTTAAGCCTAGCCCTCTGCACATATACCTTCATGATCTTTAACTTTTCTCTATAATTATGCTGGCTAACCAGGACCCATTAGCAGGCTTATAGGCTTTGAAATGACGGAAAATTAGTTGATTAGGCAGCTGTTGCGAGTTATGTCACCGGTTTAAGCTcatagaaaatgatgaatttaaccATCTATTTAGTACGCCTACTTCTCAATATTGGACTAAACTTGTTAAATCatgattcaaattaaaaatttttgctttattaaaaataatgttattttttacacCCTTTTATCACACCTATTTCACGTACACCGACTGATATATAtagtagttaaaaaaaaaaagtcacttaaaagTGTAAAACAAGTGTGATAAATGGGTATGAATCGTAGCATTAATTACTTCTATGTTAAATTGttacttattctaaaagtttaaactgataaaaacttatgaatttaattatttaatcatctTAATAATAAAGATAGGCAgtatgatatttttattatagaCCTTTAAAACGGTGAGTTAGAGCCACCTAGCTTCTCAGCAAAAACTCACCAATGTAGAGCAGAACCAATACCATGGCCATCTTCAGCAGATTGGCAACGCAAAAATTTTCGACGTAACAGATGAAATCCCATGTTGATCCGCACACTGAGCTGAAAAACGGTCCAATCCCCGTTATAATTCAGcgcaaaataaataataaaaaaaaaaaagataatatcaaatattctttcTCACAAAAAAACATCGAAAGTATCATAATTTAGaacaaatatgaaaatctcAGGAAATTTGTTGCTTTCAAATTACAGTAGATGTAACAGATAAAACCCATGATTACAAAACAATGCAAGCAGTTCTAATAATCCTACCCTCCAAAACTTAAGATTTAATCAAGGATTAGATCAAGAATCTTGTGCTAAGCCTCTAAGATTAAATGAAACTGAGAGCTGTATTTACCTGCAAGATTTTCCGGCAAGAAAATCAAGTGGGGAGCCAAAAAGGTCGCCGATGACTTTGCCAAACCCAGAAAAGAATGATCCGATTATGTTACCCATCAAGTCAGGCGACTAAAACTTAAGCAGAGCCTCATTTTTCACTCctacattaaaataaataaataaataataaaaaacaggaaaaaaagagagagataataCTGATTAGAATCCTTGTCTCAGTTTTTCTGTTGTTTGGCCAATTGgaacaaatcaaacaaacaggATGTGCGCAGTGTCGGTTATTACTGCGAGAAGCAATTTTAGAATGGCCAATCTGAAACAAGATTCAAATGCGACCAACTTTTTGGAATCCTTATCTATgtggaaaaaaattgaaagattaagAATACTAAACATAATGCAAGACGACTATGTCAGATTGAAACAACTAGGTAGGATGCTAATgcctttgagagagagagagagatggttaCCCTTTCAGGTGTAGGtgtagaaagagagaggagtgGTTTGTGTGGTGTTGTGGGGGTAAAATGAATAGTCGTAATCAGCATCTGAGACATTCTTCCCTGTGAATTTGGATTGCAAAAGTGAAATGAAGATGACGGAGGGCAGAGGAACAGAATCTACAAAAATTTACACGTTTGAGTACACCATATAACTGCCGTTCCAAAATTCACACCACGTTTGCGGCCTCCGTATCAACTGCAAGCGGGTTTCCCAGATATATTTAAATTTCGGGCCACGATACCTTATTTGGGCCCAAGCCCATCTGATTAGCCTCTGAAAAAATAACGATGCTGTAAATGAGAGAGAAAACAGTATCCTAAATACACCAATAAGAAGTTTACAAATCATCTAAAAGCACCACATGCAATAAACATGCAAGCACCggattttatgaagaaaaaaaaaaaagaccaacaaacaaaaaggCTATTTTCCAGTTTTCCCACCGCCGGATCTTGAACTAAAAAACCCACCATCATCTCCTCAGCCCAACACCGCCGCCGGAATCCGTCAAAAGGCCACCGCTCAAAGCCATCGTCTTTCAAGTGTAGTTTTGTgccttttctctctctactttCTCTCTTTAGAAATGAATTTTACTTTGATTATAGGTGGCGGAATTTCTCGTGGTCGGAGTGATTTTCTTTTAGGTGGTTTTGCAAAATAGAGATGGTGATTTTATCTAGAACCAAAAGCCCACAAAGCTTGATCATGTGAAGGCAAAGAACCATTCCCTTTTGACATTACCATCACGAAGGAAAACActattatataaacaaaaaggCCAAGAAAGAATTCTTTGGTTTCAGTGACTTGTTGGCCGAGATGATGACAGTATGAGCTCGTATATATTGATGAGGGAGATAGACAAAGGTTGCTGAAAACAGAGAATTGAGGTCGAAAACAGCGAGAGATCCACAACCCATTTCTATTAAACAACACACAAAGAATTGGGGTGGTGGCCTTAGGCGGATCCCCGGCGGAGGAGACAGGGGATTTTTTTCTTACAGATCTGGTAGGTCTCTTGAAAGGGAAAGCGGGTCTCTTTTGTTATTTAGTTTTCCCGGTTAAAttcatttatctatttttaaggagttttttaatttaaccatgtttaaaaattgacaatatacttcataatatttcaaaaaaatttaattcagacattgttactaattttcattaaattagacgaaattttataaaattatgta from Corylus avellana chromosome ca6, CavTom2PMs-1.0 includes the following:
- the LOC132185822 gene encoding E3 ubiquitin ligase BIG BROTHER-related, which translates into the protein MDGEESKQPPRRIPFTRLEQFQSDLALAITLQEQERAFTRLATIESTSEEDDESNASDDDSYHDDDAEYFESQKVQAELELLEREEEEEDSSSDDDDYDEEMDELDDLDPDELSYEELIAIGEFIGEEKRGLSITDIPTCLRACRCQPVESKNGGVDRCVICQVEYEEGEALAALACEHPFHSECISKWLQIKKICPICSTEVAPPKAATSSL
- the LOC132183907 gene encoding uncharacterized protein LOC132183907, with product MVWACLASCFGALEYCCIFLWVKLHKLKRVHRKHRRDLDIEEFDDDDEEYDDDERFSYHAPMDSSGRSISHRWRDHRGARLRKSLRPRSHRIQVGISGDSIHGGRGNPLKHGSHIKAIDHDDIRVIRTSKFAHKGRTYMGGVHHRHI